One region of Permianibacter fluminis genomic DNA includes:
- a CDS encoding heavy metal response regulator transcription factor, whose translation MKILLVEDESKTGDYLKQGLAEAGYVTDWVQDGLSGLQQALSEDYELVILDVMLPELSGWKILESLRRSGKSVPVLFLTARDQVEDRVKGLELGADDYLVKPFAFAELLARVRTLLRRGRHRDDDILHVADLELDLRRRRATRGGKRIDLTAKEFALLELLMRRQGEILPRSLIASQIWDMNFDSDTNVVEVAIKRLRSKMDTAFEMKLIRTVRGMGYVMENQGDGVSTS comes from the coding sequence ATGAAAATTCTGTTGGTCGAGGATGAAAGCAAGACCGGCGACTACCTCAAACAAGGACTGGCGGAGGCCGGCTACGTCACCGATTGGGTTCAGGACGGATTGAGCGGCTTGCAGCAAGCACTATCGGAGGACTATGAGCTGGTCATTCTGGATGTGATGCTACCGGAGCTGAGTGGCTGGAAGATTCTCGAATCGCTTCGACGGTCGGGCAAATCGGTGCCGGTACTATTTTTGACCGCGCGAGATCAGGTGGAGGATCGCGTCAAGGGGCTGGAGCTTGGCGCAGATGACTATTTGGTCAAACCATTTGCATTTGCCGAGCTGTTGGCACGTGTCCGAACCCTGCTGCGCAGAGGTCGCCACCGGGACGATGACATTTTGCATGTAGCAGACCTCGAACTTGACCTGCGTCGACGCCGCGCCACCCGTGGTGGCAAGCGCATCGACCTTACCGCCAAAGAATTCGCCCTGCTCGAACTGTTGATGCGTCGTCAGGGCGAAATCTTGCCGCGCTCACTGATTGCCTCACAGATCTGGGATATGAACTTCGATAGCGACACCAATGTCGTGGAGGTTGCCATCAAGCGATTGCGCAGCAAGATGGACACTGCGTTCGAAATGAAGCTCATTCGAACCGTGCGTGGAATGGGGTACGTTATGGAAAATCAAGGCGATGGCGTTTCGACTTCCTAA
- a CDS encoding copper-binding protein: MNMMMKLGLVFVGVLLNVGGATFAHEGEHGQPASVETPAMNTAAALTEGEVRKLDKEAGKVTLKHAEIKNLDMPGMTMVFQVKDKAQLAALQVGDKVQFQAISDAGKIVITEIHVVK, encoded by the coding sequence ATGAACATGATGATGAAACTCGGACTTGTCTTTGTTGGTGTACTGCTCAATGTCGGTGGCGCGACGTTTGCCCACGAAGGCGAGCATGGCCAGCCGGCCAGCGTTGAGACGCCAGCGATGAATACCGCCGCCGCGTTGACGGAAGGCGAAGTCCGCAAGCTGGACAAAGAGGCTGGCAAAGTGACGTTGAAGCATGCTGAGATCAAAAATCTGGACATGCCCGGCATGACCATGGTGTTTCAGGTTAAGGATAAAGCCCAGCTCGCTGCACTCCAGGTGGGTGACAAGGTCCAATTCCAGGCGATTAGCGACGCCGGCAAGATTGTCATCACCGAGATCCACGTCGTGAAATAG
- a CDS encoding copper oxidase — MKSRRDFLFGAGAVTAAFSAASVSKVALAALPELVSQTSPDTQAPLMPQNGRPYNPVVTLNGWTLPWRMNGGVKEFHLVAEPVVREMAPGFKAHLWGYNGQSPGPTIEVVEGDRVRIFVTNRLPEHTSIHWHGQRLPNGMDGVGGLNQPTIHPGKTFVYEFVARRPGTFMYHPHADEMTQMAMGMMGFWVTHPKDRHPLIDEVDRDFVFLLNAYDIDPGSYTPKIMTMLDFNLWSWNSRIFPGIDSLNVRWKDKVRIRIGNLTMTNHPMHLHGHEFQVTGTDGGPTAKSSRWPEVTADVAVGQMRQIEFLADEEGDWAFHCHKSHHTMNAMGHDVPTLIGVDHRGVVKKITELVPDYMAMGERGMADMTEMEMPLPDNTIPMMTGEGPFGSVEMGGMFTVVKVRREQKRNDYSNPGWFAHPPGTVAYEFDGALAEPHRRQDGGGHSMPRQHQHQPGQEIEVQVRKPSGHSDH, encoded by the coding sequence ATGAAATCCCGACGCGACTTTTTGTTTGGCGCAGGTGCCGTAACGGCGGCATTTTCCGCTGCCTCAGTAAGCAAGGTTGCTTTGGCTGCCTTGCCGGAACTGGTCAGTCAGACAAGCCCGGATACCCAAGCGCCGCTGATGCCGCAGAATGGCAGGCCTTACAACCCCGTGGTGACGCTGAATGGTTGGACACTTCCGTGGCGCATGAATGGTGGGGTGAAGGAGTTTCATTTAGTGGCAGAACCGGTGGTGCGCGAAATGGCGCCGGGGTTCAAAGCGCATCTGTGGGGCTACAACGGTCAGAGTCCAGGCCCGACGATTGAGGTGGTGGAAGGTGATCGGGTACGGATCTTTGTTACCAATCGACTGCCTGAGCACACCAGCATTCATTGGCATGGGCAGCGTCTGCCCAATGGCATGGACGGGGTAGGCGGGCTCAATCAACCCACCATCCACCCGGGAAAGACCTTCGTCTACGAGTTTGTTGCGCGTCGACCCGGAACATTCATGTACCACCCGCATGCCGACGAAATGACCCAAATGGCGATGGGAATGATGGGTTTTTGGGTGACGCATCCCAAAGACCGCCATCCCCTGATCGACGAGGTCGATCGAGATTTCGTTTTCTTGCTCAATGCCTATGACATTGACCCTGGCAGTTACACGCCAAAGATCATGACCATGCTGGATTTCAATCTATGGAGTTGGAATAGCCGCATCTTTCCTGGCATTGATTCGCTCAATGTTCGATGGAAGGATAAAGTCCGGATTCGTATCGGCAACCTGACGATGACCAATCATCCGATGCATCTGCATGGCCACGAATTCCAGGTGACAGGCACCGATGGTGGGCCGACAGCGAAATCCTCCCGCTGGCCGGAGGTGACTGCCGACGTCGCGGTAGGCCAGATGCGGCAGATTGAATTTCTTGCCGATGAAGAAGGTGACTGGGCGTTCCACTGCCACAAAAGCCATCACACGATGAATGCCATGGGGCACGACGTTCCCACCTTGATTGGTGTCGATCACCGCGGGGTGGTCAAGAAAATTACGGAGCTGGTGCCGGATTACATGGCGATGGGCGAGCGAGGCATGGCCGACATGACAGAAATGGAAATGCCCTTGCCGGATAACACCATCCCGATGATGACCGGCGAAGGACCGTTCGGCTCGGTCGAAATGGGTGGCATGTTCACGGTGGTCAAAGTGCGCCGCGAACAGAAACGCAACGATTACAGCAACCCCGGCTGGTTCGCGCATCCCCCGGGCACCGTGGCCTACGAATTTGATGGCGCCCTGGCCGAACCACACCGTCGCCAAGACGGCGGTGGGCATTCGATGCCGCGACAGCACCAGCACCAGCCGGGGCAAGAAATTGAAGTGCAAGTCCGTAAACCCAGTGGTCACAGTGATCACTGA
- a CDS encoding cupredoxin domain-containing protein yields MSIRYTLAAATLAVLTSYSAVTLAGGTHPGEHHHDHDESAIGQAGDAGKVSRTVMVDMTDAMRFVPAQVSVKQNETIRFVVKNSGKVKHEFVLGTEAALKEHYQVMLKFPEMEHADANMVTVAPGQTGEVIWQFTKSGKVDFACLQPGHYDAGMKGLVAVVGANMPTEEKDGHTDHKH; encoded by the coding sequence ATGAGTATTCGCTACACATTAGCCGCCGCGACACTCGCGGTGCTGACATCTTATTCGGCCGTAACGCTCGCGGGTGGCACGCATCCTGGCGAGCACCATCACGACCATGACGAAAGCGCCATCGGGCAAGCGGGTGACGCCGGCAAGGTCTCTCGCACCGTTATGGTAGACATGACCGATGCCATGCGTTTTGTTCCGGCACAGGTGAGTGTCAAACAGAACGAAACGATTCGGTTTGTGGTCAAAAATTCCGGAAAAGTCAAACACGAGTTTGTGCTCGGCACCGAAGCGGCGCTCAAAGAGCATTATCAAGTCATGCTGAAATTTCCGGAGATGGAGCATGCCGATGCCAATATGGTGACGGTGGCGCCGGGCCAAACCGGCGAAGTGATCTGGCAATTCACCAAGTCCGGCAAGGTGGATTTTGCGTGTTTGCAGCCAGGTCATTACGATGCGGGTATGAAGGGCTTGGTGGCGGTTGTCGGGGCGAACATGCCCACCGAAGAAAAAGATGGCCATACCGATCACAAGCATTAA
- a CDS encoding TolC family protein: MSAEPSLRSLRGGRLLVSVVTASAMLTGCVSFSPDGGFAAVSSAARERVAKDVVWIRSDSERNTVEQRVAELLAKPLSVDDAVQIALLNNRGLQASYAELQLSEAALVQAARLPNPAFSMLRASSAEAGVREFKIEQALTFNIFSLITMPQATEIERRRFEQTQRAVTLDMFRLANATRKAYYTAIAAAETVRYQQQVRDAAEAAAELARRLAAVGNWNKLEQLREQSFYAEAALGLAGAEQANLSAREQLIRLLGLWGYQTRLNLPERLPDLPTAPTQQDNIEQLAMAQRLDLQAVRLHTEALAKNLGLTKTTRFINVLEFGPARVLEGARDSGYKTGYEVSFELPLFDWGGAKVATAEALYMQALNVAAETAINARSEVREAYSVYRFQYDIAKHYRDEIVPISKRISEENQLRYNGMLIGVFELLADARSQITSVNGYIDSLREFWIAQADLDMALIGKPDLNLPDMPRASATAAAEH, encoded by the coding sequence ATGAGCGCTGAGCCTTCTTTGCGCTCATTGCGGGGCGGCCGCTTGCTCGTAAGCGTCGTGACCGCCAGTGCAATGTTGACTGGTTGCGTCAGTTTCAGTCCAGATGGTGGCTTTGCTGCCGTGTCGTCCGCCGCGCGTGAACGTGTGGCCAAGGACGTGGTTTGGATCCGTTCAGACAGCGAGCGCAATACGGTAGAACAGCGGGTCGCCGAGTTGCTCGCCAAACCTTTGTCCGTGGACGATGCCGTACAAATTGCGCTGCTCAACAACCGGGGCCTGCAGGCTTCATACGCGGAACTCCAACTGAGTGAAGCGGCACTGGTTCAGGCCGCACGCCTGCCAAACCCGGCGTTCTCGATGCTGCGGGCCAGCAGCGCCGAAGCCGGTGTGCGCGAGTTCAAAATCGAACAGGCGCTCACTTTCAATATTTTCTCTCTGATTACGATGCCTCAGGCCACCGAAATCGAGCGGCGGCGATTTGAACAGACCCAGCGTGCGGTTACGCTGGACATGTTTCGTTTGGCGAATGCAACGCGTAAAGCGTACTACACCGCCATTGCGGCCGCAGAGACCGTACGCTACCAGCAGCAGGTGCGAGATGCGGCAGAAGCGGCTGCGGAGCTTGCCAGGCGCTTGGCCGCCGTCGGCAACTGGAACAAACTCGAACAGCTGCGAGAGCAGTCGTTTTATGCCGAGGCGGCGTTGGGCCTTGCCGGCGCCGAGCAGGCGAACCTGTCGGCCCGTGAGCAGTTGATTCGACTGCTTGGGCTTTGGGGGTATCAGACCCGTCTTAACTTGCCGGAACGTTTGCCGGACCTGCCTACAGCCCCGACACAGCAAGACAACATCGAGCAGTTGGCCATGGCGCAACGACTCGATCTACAGGCCGTGCGCTTGCACACGGAAGCCTTGGCAAAGAATCTCGGCCTGACCAAAACCACTCGCTTCATCAACGTGCTGGAATTCGGCCCGGCGAGAGTGTTGGAAGGGGCGCGCGACAGCGGCTACAAGACCGGTTACGAGGTTTCTTTCGAGTTGCCGCTGTTTGACTGGGGTGGCGCAAAGGTGGCGACTGCGGAGGCGCTTTATATGCAGGCGCTCAATGTGGCAGCGGAGACCGCCATCAATGCCCGATCGGAAGTGCGGGAAGCCTACTCGGTGTATCGCTTCCAGTATGACATCGCCAAGCACTATCGTGATGAGATCGTTCCCATCAGCAAACGGATTTCGGAAGAAAACCAACTGCGCTATAACGGCATGCTGATTGGCGTGTTCGAGTTGCTGGCCGATGCCCGCTCCCAGATCACAAGTGTCAACGGTTACATCGATTCTCTGCGTGAGTTCTGGATTGCCCAGGCCGATCTAGATATGGCCTTGATTGGCAAACCTGACCTGAACTTGCCTGATATGCCACGCGCATCAGCCACGGCGGCTGCCGAACACTGA